From a single Stackebrandtia endophytica genomic region:
- a CDS encoding toxin C-terminal domain-containing protein, with protein MYIVQDTTSHIGGVWKIAKSSAALNRKKTRTATTDALLTEFGG; from the coding sequence ATGTACATTGTCCAAGACACTACATCACACATAGGCGGTGTTTGGAAAATCGCAAAATCTTCTGCAGCGCTCAATAGAAAGAAGACCCGGACTGCCACCACGGACGCGTTGCTGACCGAGTTCGGAGGATAA
- a CDS encoding LamG domain-containing protein, which produces MSNSSVLRSGVHLSLTAILAVGLMGAAWLLPTNASSAADPPGEVLTKKQAQYQAMELGVPAEVTSLRTDRRGAVANPDGSFTVTDSATPATSTIDTRFSTGGDQPPTANSDTPAEQEPVEMGMFPNKACSAVIGADSYTYKPPTIFAVLNDFDDEQDGTFKQLRAEFRLIWDDQEWTAPLSGAKASGSKFELDLSIAAGLPELPHHTPIGWIVRAHDGDTAGPWSWDGDASKCRFVIDPTTPGPPTVTSTDFPEGDAITEGVGEIGSFEITAPRATTRSFTYDFNDDDAGPRTVELEQLGGSLTVDFMPTTPGSQLLTVRALDANGLSATTTYSFRVSAAAAAGQWTLADPAGSPQAVDVNGTNPAVVGSGVDFGVDGPRTDTAAHFDGTPDAFASTAEHGVVPTGESFAAAAWVKIDDLSRDATAVSVDGTGESGFRLGYQSTSATTGTFMFEIPDADAASSTTWRLTAGHLSETNKNTWVHLVGSYNAFDNTMHLYLNGALKATTLRDSLWNGTGTVQIGRSLQNASYQNNWTGTLADIIVYDRYLAPAEAEQLGTVAAQRTGYWQLNTATDGLSPEYLAGPSLQLSDGATIYQQTDPFFDPLPMMGSGHLELDGTGGCAIATAPTVDTQGSFTVSARVRLDSYAPDTDMVALSIPGVNGSMMTVGYSAASESWQASFAHADTSGAATTVVTSRIPPTAEASGQAIAVVYDALTGDITLYVDGEASPPLEDPYLDAWASTGVIHIGQAVVDGTPGDFFSGAIDDVRTYSGAVDDGTIQRLAAGLESPQT; this is translated from the coding sequence ATGTCGAATTCATCAGTGCTCCGTTCGGGAGTACATCTGTCCCTCACCGCGATCCTCGCGGTCGGCCTAATGGGAGCAGCGTGGTTGCTGCCGACCAATGCGTCGAGTGCCGCCGATCCGCCTGGCGAGGTGTTGACCAAGAAGCAAGCTCAATACCAGGCCATGGAACTGGGCGTGCCAGCGGAAGTGACCAGTCTTCGCACCGATCGCCGAGGAGCCGTGGCCAACCCGGATGGCAGTTTCACCGTGACGGACTCGGCGACTCCGGCAACCTCCACTATCGACACGAGATTCTCGACCGGTGGAGATCAACCGCCCACGGCGAATAGCGACACTCCGGCGGAACAGGAGCCCGTCGAGATGGGCATGTTCCCGAACAAAGCCTGTTCTGCAGTCATCGGCGCTGACTCCTACACTTACAAACCACCGACGATCTTTGCCGTTCTGAACGACTTCGATGACGAGCAGGATGGCACCTTCAAACAACTGCGCGCTGAGTTTCGGCTCATTTGGGATGACCAGGAGTGGACCGCGCCCCTGTCAGGGGCTAAAGCTTCGGGGAGTAAATTCGAACTGGACCTGTCCATCGCAGCCGGGCTGCCCGAGTTGCCACACCACACCCCGATCGGGTGGATCGTGCGAGCTCACGACGGCGATACCGCAGGTCCGTGGTCGTGGGACGGTGACGCCAGCAAGTGCCGTTTCGTCATCGACCCGACAACGCCGGGCCCGCCCACGGTCACCAGTACTGATTTCCCTGAAGGGGACGCCATTACCGAAGGGGTGGGGGAGATCGGCAGCTTCGAAATCACCGCACCTCGTGCCACCACCAGGTCCTTCACTTACGACTTCAACGATGATGACGCTGGACCGCGAACCGTTGAACTGGAGCAGCTCGGCGGGTCGCTCACCGTCGATTTCATGCCGACGACTCCCGGTAGTCAGCTGTTGACTGTCAGGGCGCTCGACGCCAACGGACTGTCCGCAACGACCACCTACTCATTCCGGGTGTCGGCAGCAGCAGCCGCCGGCCAATGGACCTTGGCCGATCCCGCCGGCTCACCCCAAGCCGTCGACGTCAACGGAACCAATCCGGCTGTGGTGGGGAGCGGTGTCGACTTCGGAGTCGACGGCCCCAGAACAGACACTGCCGCGCACTTTGATGGCACCCCAGATGCCTTCGCCTCGACCGCCGAGCACGGCGTCGTACCCACCGGTGAGAGTTTCGCCGCCGCGGCGTGGGTCAAGATCGATGACCTGTCCCGCGACGCGACCGCGGTCAGCGTTGACGGCACCGGCGAATCCGGTTTCCGGCTGGGGTATCAATCCACGTCCGCCACCACCGGCACCTTTATGTTCGAAATCCCCGACGCCGATGCCGCCAGTTCCACCACCTGGCGCCTCACCGCCGGTCACCTCAGTGAGACCAACAAGAACACCTGGGTCCATCTGGTCGGCAGCTACAACGCCTTCGACAACACCATGCACCTGTATCTCAACGGTGCATTGAAGGCGACCACGCTGCGCGATTCACTGTGGAATGGAACGGGAACCGTCCAAATCGGTCGATCATTGCAGAATGCGAGTTACCAGAACAACTGGACCGGCACGCTGGCGGACATCATCGTCTACGACCGCTACCTTGCTCCCGCCGAGGCCGAGCAGCTGGGGACTGTCGCCGCACAGCGCACGGGATACTGGCAGCTCAACACCGCCACCGACGGACTCAGCCCGGAGTACCTGGCCGGACCGAGCCTGCAATTGTCCGATGGCGCCACGATCTACCAGCAGACCGACCCGTTCTTCGACCCACTCCCGATGATGGGCAGTGGTCACCTGGAACTCGATGGAACCGGGGGCTGCGCGATCGCCACTGCCCCCACGGTTGACACTCAGGGCAGTTTCACCGTGTCGGCCCGCGTGCGACTGGACAGTTATGCACCGGATACCGACATGGTCGCACTGTCGATCCCCGGCGTTAACGGTTCGATGATGACGGTTGGTTACTCGGCCGCCTCGGAATCGTGGCAGGCGTCCTTCGCGCATGCGGATACCAGCGGTGCTGCGACGACGGTCGTCACCAGTCGGATTCCCCCGACAGCCGAAGCATCCGGCCAGGCCATCGCCGTGGTCTATGACGCCTTGACCGGAGACATCACGCTCTACGTTGACGGTGAGGCTTCACCGCCGCTGGAGGACCCCTACCTCGATGCCTGGGCGTCTACCGGAGTCATCCACATTGGTCAGGCCGTCGTTGACGGCACCCCGGGCGATTTCTTCTCCGGTGCCATCGACGACGTTCGGACATACAGCGGAGCGGTGGATGACGGGACCATTCAAAGGTTGGCTGCTGGTCTCGAATCCCCCCAGACCTGA
- a CDS encoding SDR family oxidoreductase — translation MTRSQRPPQEQAAPGETGEMRPRPRDEMRDYIANGLLSDRKALVTGGDSGIGRAVAIGLAKEGADVAIAYLSEHDDAEHTRRLIEETGRRCVLFPGDLGEPDHCESVVSRTVSELGGLDILVNNVATQHPVDEPEDVTADQWNRTFEVNIHSYYRVTAAALPHLKRGSAIINTGSVNGLRGNASLIDYSATKGAVHVWTYSMAQALLDRGIRVNCVAPGPVWTPLIPATFPADKVEEFGSQAPIGRAAQPDEIAPSYIFFASEQFSSYYTGEILAPIGGEIARG, via the coding sequence ATGACACGTTCACAACGCCCGCCACAGGAACAGGCGGCTCCGGGTGAGACCGGCGAGATGCGGCCGCGACCACGCGACGAGATGCGCGATTACATCGCCAACGGTCTTCTGTCCGACCGCAAGGCACTGGTCACCGGTGGAGACTCCGGGATCGGCCGGGCCGTCGCCATCGGCCTGGCGAAGGAGGGAGCCGACGTGGCGATCGCGTACCTGTCGGAACACGACGACGCCGAACATACTCGGCGGCTCATAGAGGAGACCGGTCGCCGGTGTGTGCTGTTTCCCGGCGACCTTGGGGAACCCGATCACTGTGAGTCGGTGGTGTCGCGAACCGTCTCCGAGCTGGGTGGCCTGGACATTCTGGTCAACAACGTGGCCACCCAACATCCGGTGGACGAGCCTGAGGATGTTACGGCCGATCAATGGAATCGCACGTTCGAAGTCAATATTCACAGCTATTACCGGGTCACCGCAGCCGCGCTCCCTCATCTCAAGCGTGGCAGCGCGATCATCAACACCGGGTCGGTCAACGGTCTGCGCGGGAACGCCTCGCTCATCGACTATTCCGCCACCAAGGGCGCTGTTCACGTGTGGACTTATTCGATGGCGCAGGCGCTGTTGGATCGCGGCATCCGCGTCAACTGCGTAGCGCCGGGGCCAGTGTGGACACCGCTCATTCCCGCCACGTTCCCGGCCGACAAAGTCGAGGAGTTCGGCAGCCAGGCGCCTATTGGACGTGCGGCTCAACCTGATGAGATCGCGCCGAGTTACATCTTCTTCGCATCCGAACAGTTCTCCTCGTACTACACCGGCGAGATCCTCGCCCCCATCGGCGGTGAGATCGCGCGCGGCTGA
- a CDS encoding PRC-barrel domain-containing protein: MAAEILDRQIIDADGVFVGKVDDVEFAEQEDGSIVVTALLTGTEVLRHRVGRAGAVLAPARWFSPEPDEHVRIPMDQIEDFTTAVQLKPNVAGLHSAVEDRLRRLLRRIPGSGHAGK; encoded by the coding sequence GTGGCAGCCGAGATATTGGACAGACAGATCATCGACGCCGACGGCGTGTTCGTGGGCAAGGTCGATGATGTGGAGTTCGCCGAACAGGAGGACGGTTCCATCGTCGTAACCGCCTTGTTGACGGGTACCGAGGTGCTGCGTCACCGAGTGGGCCGCGCCGGTGCGGTGTTGGCTCCCGCGCGATGGTTCAGCCCCGAGCCGGATGAACATGTGCGCATCCCGATGGACCAGATCGAGGACTTCACGACAGCCGTCCAGCTGAAGCCGAATGTGGCTGGTCTACACAGCGCCGTCGAGGATCGTCTGCGCCGTCTCCTTCGACGGATACCCGGGTCGGGCCATGCGGGCAAGTGA
- a CDS encoding gas vesicle protein K, with amino-acid sequence MNLPAKRISIPERLNTDADNVERGLVGLVLTIVELLRQLMERQAIRRMEDGVLTEEQIEELGNALMALEDNMTKLREHFGLEPEELNLDLGPLGPLLSHD; translated from the coding sequence ATGAATCTGCCGGCGAAACGCATCTCGATACCCGAACGACTCAACACCGACGCGGACAACGTCGAACGGGGATTGGTCGGCCTGGTTCTGACCATTGTAGAACTGTTGCGGCAGTTGATGGAACGCCAGGCGATACGGCGCATGGAGGACGGCGTCCTGACCGAGGAACAGATCGAAGAGTTGGGCAACGCTTTGATGGCGCTTGAAGACAACATGACGAAACTGCGAGAGCACTTCGGATTGGAACCCGAGGAACTCAACCTCGACCTCGGCCCGCTGGGCCCACTGTTGTCTCACGACTGA
- a CDS encoding gas vesicle protein, whose translation MTDNLPVVSGSRVPEQRPLALVDLLDRVLGGGVVIAGEVTLSLAGVDLVRISLRALVASAGALEPDRRRVNHT comes from the coding sequence ATGACCGACAACTTGCCCGTGGTCTCCGGGAGTCGAGTCCCCGAGCAGCGTCCGTTGGCGCTAGTGGACCTTCTGGACCGGGTCCTGGGCGGCGGGGTCGTCATCGCCGGCGAGGTGACGCTGTCGCTGGCCGGAGTAGATCTGGTTCGCATATCGCTTCGTGCCCTGGTGGCCTCCGCCGGGGCTCTGGAACCCGACCGTCGGCGGGTGAACCACACATGA
- a CDS encoding GvpL/GvpF family gas vesicle protein, with protein MTNDREAVWLYAVIHRGAPEWARDLTGVGGGRMRTVTAAGLTALVETVTQAEFGEQVLPTRLEDMETLATIARTHDAVVETAVRHTTTVPMRLATMYFDDAGVERMLAEHRTEFNQVLDLIEGCAEWGVKGYVCDPTPQPQRTNSTVPSGGGAAYLRRRREQLATKNATENLAYERAESIHTSLSRFAKLHRRHQPQDAKLTGADTPMVLNGAYLVPHQHTEEFGAAVSELTEKPSGVRLELTGPWPAYSFARGPGAPV; from the coding sequence ATGACGAACGACCGGGAAGCGGTGTGGCTGTATGCGGTCATCCATCGGGGTGCGCCGGAGTGGGCACGTGATCTGACGGGAGTCGGCGGTGGGCGGATGCGCACCGTCACTGCCGCCGGCCTCACCGCACTCGTGGAAACCGTGACACAGGCGGAATTCGGGGAGCAGGTCCTCCCGACTCGATTGGAGGACATGGAGACGCTGGCCACGATCGCCAGAACGCATGACGCGGTGGTCGAGACCGCAGTACGACACACCACCACCGTGCCGATGCGGTTGGCCACGATGTACTTCGACGACGCGGGTGTGGAACGGATGCTCGCCGAACACCGTACCGAGTTCAACCAGGTCCTCGACCTCATCGAAGGATGCGCGGAGTGGGGTGTCAAAGGCTACGTCTGCGACCCCACTCCACAACCACAACGAACGAACTCCACCGTGCCCTCCGGCGGCGGAGCCGCGTATCTACGGCGGCGCAGGGAACAACTCGCCACGAAGAACGCCACGGAGAACCTCGCATATGAACGGGCCGAATCGATCCACACATCACTGAGCCGCTTCGCGAAACTGCATAGACGGCACCAACCTCAGGACGCCAAACTGACCGGCGCCGACACCCCCATGGTCCTCAACGGCGCCTATCTCGTCCCCCATCAGCACACCGAGGAGTTCGGTGCGGCCGTATCGGAGCTGACCGAGAAGCCGAGCGGTGTCCGTCTTGAGTTGACGGGGCCGTGGCCGGCGTACTCCTTCGCCCGTGGCCCTGGAGCACCGGTATGA
- a CDS encoding gas vesicle protein has product MSYARLTSASSANIAHPSTSLGDILERVLDQGLVIAGDIRVNLLDIELLTIKLRLVVASLETARQVGINWWETDPWFNGDSARLEAENEKLRKELRQLKSSSDSDDSRRESDDDRQREHA; this is encoded by the coding sequence GTGAGTTATGCACGGCTCACGTCCGCTTCGAGCGCCAACATCGCTCACCCCTCGACGAGTCTCGGGGACATTCTCGAACGGGTTCTCGACCAGGGCCTGGTGATCGCCGGTGACATCCGAGTCAACCTTCTCGACATCGAACTGCTGACCATCAAACTGAGGTTGGTCGTCGCGTCGTTGGAGACGGCTCGGCAGGTCGGCATCAACTGGTGGGAGACCGACCCCTGGTTCAACGGCGACTCCGCAAGGCTGGAGGCCGAGAACGAGAAGCTGCGCAAGGAGTTGCGCCAGCTGAAATCCAGCTCCGACTCCGACGACTCACGCAGGGAATCCGACGACGACCGGCAGCGGGAGCACGCCTGA
- a CDS encoding gas vesicle protein encodes MAEAKKRRDDDYDSEDEEFDGEDETEDEDDEEPESEESDQDEDEKPRKRSGRTRAKKKSASQTKRKKSDSTSRSHRADGEITAQKAASEAMKQLAELTSHCALGATAIKPGEDGWSVEIEVLEERRIPSTADLLSLYAIELDTKGQLVSYHRIKRYARNRTDGSGGC; translated from the coding sequence ATGGCTGAGGCGAAGAAACGACGCGACGACGACTACGACTCCGAGGACGAGGAATTCGACGGCGAGGACGAGACCGAGGACGAGGACGACGAAGAGCCGGAGTCCGAGGAATCCGACCAGGACGAGGACGAGAAGCCCCGCAAGCGCTCCGGTCGGACACGAGCCAAGAAGAAGTCCGCCTCCCAGACGAAGCGGAAGAAGAGCGATTCGACGTCTCGATCACACCGCGCCGACGGCGAGATCACCGCACAGAAGGCGGCAAGCGAAGCCATGAAGCAACTCGCCGAACTCACCAGCCACTGTGCCTTGGGCGCGACCGCGATCAAACCGGGCGAGGACGGCTGGAGTGTCGAGATCGAGGTTCTGGAGGAGCGACGGATACCCTCCACGGCGGACCTGCTGTCGCTCTACGCGATCGAACTCGATACCAAGGGACAGCTGGTCTCCTACCACCGGATCAAGCGCTATGCCCGCAACCGCACCGATGGAAGCGGAGGGTGCTGA